A window of Streptomyces sp. SAI-127 contains these coding sequences:
- a CDS encoding NAD(P)H-binding protein, with protein sequence MILVTGATGHVGSELVRRLTAAGEPVRAMTRRPAKARFPDGAESVYGDAADPESLAAAFAGADGAFLMSAQPVGTVPEPTHDLALAAAAERAGVRRVVKLSTLDGGTGDDPIARWQRTAEAAVTDPARGFDWTLLRPGRFMSNALQWAGQLRAGDEVAIPFADRPAASIDPADLAEIAALALSSGEHAGTVHELSGPQSLTPTEELAILGEVLGRGMRVRSVPVEAARAGMSGYGFPPEVVDAIMRRTLDGDRGSEVLPTVEKVLGRPARTFAQWARAHAGEFPRA encoded by the coding sequence ATGATCCTGGTGACCGGAGCGACGGGCCATGTGGGGAGCGAGTTGGTACGGCGGCTCACGGCGGCCGGGGAGCCGGTGCGCGCGATGACCCGGCGGCCGGCGAAGGCCCGGTTCCCCGATGGCGCGGAGTCGGTGTACGGCGACGCGGCGGACCCCGAGAGCCTTGCCGCCGCCTTCGCGGGCGCGGACGGGGCCTTCCTGATGTCGGCGCAGCCGGTGGGTACGGTCCCCGAGCCCACCCATGACCTCGCGCTCGCCGCGGCGGCGGAACGGGCGGGGGTACGGCGGGTCGTGAAGCTGTCCACGCTGGACGGCGGGACGGGCGACGACCCGATCGCCCGCTGGCAGCGAACGGCGGAGGCGGCGGTGACCGACCCGGCCCGCGGTTTCGACTGGACCCTGCTGCGCCCCGGCCGCTTCATGTCCAACGCCCTTCAGTGGGCCGGGCAGTTGCGGGCCGGCGACGAGGTGGCGATCCCCTTCGCGGACCGCCCGGCGGCGAGCATCGACCCGGCGGACCTGGCGGAGATCGCGGCACTGGCCCTCAGCTCCGGCGAACACGCGGGTACCGTCCACGAGTTGAGCGGCCCGCAGTCCCTCACCCCGACGGAGGAGCTGGCGATCCTCGGCGAGGTCCTGGGCCGGGGCATGCGCGTACGTTCCGTCCCGGTCGAAGCCGCCCGTGCCGGGATGTCGGGCTACGGCTTCCCTCCCGAGGTCGTCGACGCCATCATGCGGCGCACCCTGGACGGCGACCGGGGCTCGGAGGTGCTGCCGACGGTCGAGAAGGTGCTGGGGCGGCCGGCGCGGACGTTCGCCCAGTGGGCGCGAGCGCACGCGGGGGAGTTCCCGAGGGCCTAG